One Sphaerisporangium krabiense DNA segment encodes these proteins:
- a CDS encoding tRNA adenosine deaminase-associated protein, translating to MPSRPSRSSLFAAAFVRMPDGWNGAEVDLANVEIADDLGDAVQDALGLQGDELALLCVEVEDEWFALVRYEDEGDPRAFLSDAHAAAGDALGELFNELAGVVVPDKDADVGIRPAGDFELLRDLGVSAEELLELSMEEGVLPADTLSVIAEKLSFADELDRLR from the coding sequence ATGCCGTCGAGACCGTCCCGTAGCTCCTTGTTCGCCGCGGCCTTCGTCCGCATGCCCGACGGCTGGAACGGCGCCGAGGTGGACCTGGCGAACGTCGAGATCGCCGACGACCTCGGCGACGCCGTGCAGGACGCTCTCGGGCTGCAGGGCGACGAGCTCGCCCTGCTCTGCGTCGAGGTCGAGGACGAATGGTTCGCCCTGGTCCGGTACGAGGACGAGGGCGACCCGCGCGCCTTCCTCTCCGACGCGCACGCCGCGGCGGGCGACGCGCTCGGAGAGCTGTTCAACGAGCTGGCGGGCGTCGTGGTGCCGGACAAGGACGCCGACGTCGGGATCCGCCCCGCGGGCGACTTCGAGCTGCTGCGCGACCTCGGCGTCAGCGCCGAGGAGCTGCTGGAGCTGAGCATGGAGGAAGGGGTGCTCCCGGCGGACACCCTCTCGGTGATCGCCGAGAAGCTGTCGTTCGCCGACGAGCTGGACCGGCTGCGCTAG
- the tadA gene encoding tRNA adenosine(34) deaminase TadA has protein sequence MRLALAEAVRAGRRGEVPVGAVVLGPDGAVLAAAGNEREAAADPTAHAEIVALRGAARALGEWRLSGCTLVVTLEPCTMCAGAAVLARVARIVYGAVDEKAGAAGSLWDVVRDRRLNHRPEVLLGVLAGDCSAVLADFFADRRR, from the coding sequence ATGCGGCTCGCGCTCGCCGAGGCCGTGCGTGCCGGGCGCCGCGGCGAGGTGCCCGTCGGCGCCGTCGTCCTCGGCCCGGACGGCGCCGTGCTGGCCGCCGCGGGCAACGAGCGCGAGGCCGCCGCCGACCCCACCGCCCATGCCGAGATCGTCGCGCTGCGCGGGGCCGCGCGGGCGCTCGGGGAGTGGCGGCTGTCCGGCTGCACGCTGGTCGTCACGCTGGAGCCGTGCACGATGTGCGCGGGCGCGGCCGTCCTCGCCCGTGTGGCCAGGATCGTCTACGGCGCCGTGGACGAGAAGGCGGGCGCGGCCGGCTCGCTGTGGGACGTCGTGCGGGACCGGCGGCTCAACCACCGTCCCGAGGTGCTCCTCGGAGTGCTCGCCGGGGACTGTTCGGCCGTCCTGGCGGACTTCTTCGCCGATCGGCGCCGGTGA
- a CDS encoding helix-turn-helix domain-containing protein has product MTSTFGERMRALLAERGMSLRGLARAVHYDVGYLSKVANDRRRPSLQAAERIDASLEAGGELVALAPSPVRSGALNPDDEDRLVHVTQNPMRLDSVVVEGLAATLASHRRIEDVVGSSAVLSAARSHLDLVLRLLKETRGPLAKDLSAIASEASQFAGWLSTATGAHRAAGPLYDQALRLGLQAGENNLAATALSMRGHLAWATDDIVAMASLSEAAGQLASAAGTRAVAIQQGGRALAILGEKQEALRAIGRAEEVLDGPTDRDDPDGLYFYSSDLLTMQRGLILAYLADSPAEHAKAADLITVGIEGLPTEIRDSEWVAWYRVQAAAARAASGEAEESAAALRVALRIISATGGRKTRGDIAKTHRWMAARWPSNPAIAELGEYLRSA; this is encoded by the coding sequence ATGACGAGCACCTTCGGCGAGCGGATGCGGGCCCTCCTGGCTGAGCGCGGCATGTCGCTGCGCGGGCTGGCAAGAGCGGTGCATTACGACGTTGGGTACCTGTCCAAGGTGGCCAATGACCGCAGGCGGCCCTCGCTGCAGGCGGCTGAGAGAATCGACGCCTCCTTGGAGGCGGGGGGCGAACTTGTGGCCCTGGCCCCCTCTCCTGTCCGCTCGGGGGCGCTCAACCCAGACGATGAGGACAGGCTCGTCCACGTCACTCAGAACCCGATGCGACTGGATTCCGTCGTGGTCGAGGGCCTTGCAGCTACCTTGGCCAGCCATCGGCGTATCGAAGATGTCGTCGGATCCAGCGCCGTGTTGTCTGCCGCGCGAAGCCATCTTGACCTAGTTCTCCGCCTACTGAAAGAAACGCGTGGGCCTTTAGCAAAGGATCTGTCCGCGATCGCTTCCGAAGCGTCACAATTTGCCGGATGGTTAAGCACCGCAACCGGTGCTCACCGAGCAGCCGGCCCGCTGTATGACCAGGCACTACGACTCGGCCTGCAGGCAGGCGAAAACAACCTGGCCGCCACAGCACTGTCCATGCGCGGGCATCTGGCATGGGCAACAGACGACATCGTCGCTATGGCCAGCCTTTCAGAGGCCGCCGGGCAGCTCGCTTCCGCTGCAGGAACTCGGGCAGTCGCTATTCAGCAAGGTGGACGTGCATTAGCAATTCTCGGAGAGAAACAGGAAGCGCTACGAGCAATAGGCCGCGCGGAAGAAGTGCTCGACGGCCCCACCGACCGAGATGATCCCGACGGCCTGTACTTCTACAGCTCCGACTTGTTGACTATGCAACGCGGACTAATTTTGGCCTATCTGGCAGACTCGCCCGCCGAGCATGCTAAGGCAGCCGACCTCATCACCGTGGGTATTGAGGGGCTTCCTACAGAAATTCGAGACTCCGAGTGGGTCGCGTGGTACCGCGTCCAGGCCGCTGCAGCGCGTGCAGCCAGCGGGGAAGCCGAAGAGTCCGCAGCGGCACTGCGTGTGGCACTGCGCATCATCTCCGCCACAGGAGGCCGGAAGACCCGCGGCGATATCGCAAAGACGCACCGGTGGATGGCCGCACGCTGGCCGAGTAACCCTGCCATTGCCGAGCTCGGTGAATACCTACGCTCAGCCTGA
- a CDS encoding PadR family transcriptional regulator — protein sequence MYGLELCAAAGLPSGTIHPILARFEGLGWLDSRWEEADPHEQGRPRRRYYKLTPNGAERARTALDRSSAKAPRNPPILRTRHLGGAS from the coding sequence ATGTACGGCCTGGAACTGTGCGCCGCCGCCGGCCTCCCGAGCGGCACCATTCATCCCATCCTTGCCCGCTTCGAAGGGCTGGGGTGGCTGGATTCGCGATGGGAGGAGGCGGATCCTCACGAGCAGGGTCGGCCACGTAGGCGGTACTACAAACTGACTCCAAATGGTGCCGAGCGCGCACGTACTGCTCTTGATCGTTCTTCGGCGAAGGCTCCCAGAAATCCGCCGATCCTCCGCACAAGACATCTCGGCGGCGCCTCGTGA
- a CDS encoding 4a-hydroxytetrahydrobiopterin dehydratase, producing MSLRTPLTPERVTERLSDTGWTGDTVEISRTYAVEYDTAIRIVAAVGVAAIELEHRPDIDIRWDRLRFAMTTHTAGDVVTELDFALAERINEIARQYGAQPL from the coding sequence GTGAGTCTACGAACGCCCCTCACACCTGAACGTGTGACAGAGCGTCTCAGTGATACCGGATGGACTGGCGACACCGTCGAGATCAGCCGAACCTACGCCGTTGAGTACGACACGGCGATTCGTATCGTCGCCGCGGTGGGTGTGGCGGCCATCGAGCTGGAGCACCGACCAGACATCGACATCCGTTGGGACCGACTGCGGTTCGCCATGACCACGCACACCGCTGGGGATGTCGTTACCGAACTCGACTTCGCGCTGGCAGAACGGATCAACGAAATAGCTCGCCAATATGGTGCTCAGCCGCTGTGA
- a CDS encoding 4a-hydroxytetrahydrobiopterin dehydratase — MRAPCDVRGGQGPCEIGHHPDIHITWQRIRFEITTHDAGNQLTERDFQLARHIDAIAAGHGATELSD; from the coding sequence ATGCGTGCACCTTGCGATGTACGTGGCGGCCAAGGCCCGTGTGAAATCGGCCACCACCCGGACATCCACATTACCTGGCAGCGCATCCGATTCGAGATCACGACTCACGATGCGGGCAACCAGCTAACAGAGAGGGATTTTCAGCTCGCGCGGCATATCGACGCGATCGCCGCCGGCCACGGTGCCACCGAGCTGAGCGACTGA
- a CDS encoding tRNA adenosine deaminase-associated protein → MTDVDALDFAIVVYREDDRWEAEMLPVGLTADLHGLIHALRQQPSMGATIGLVAVGDDFFVALRVFGERVDVFLSDITAAWDWPLAQQVLEFLDVPVPEEEELDMVLPAGDLSIFADLGLDEMELGALSGDLELLPDEVLSSIAARLGFSQPFERAVDSAIG, encoded by the coding sequence ATGACAGACGTAGACGCTCTTGACTTCGCCATCGTGGTCTATCGCGAGGACGACCGCTGGGAAGCCGAGATGTTGCCCGTGGGTCTGACGGCCGATCTGCACGGCCTGATCCACGCGCTTCGCCAGCAGCCGAGCATGGGTGCCACGATTGGCCTGGTCGCCGTTGGGGATGACTTCTTCGTGGCATTACGGGTGTTCGGCGAGCGCGTCGACGTCTTCCTCTCCGACATCACGGCGGCGTGGGACTGGCCCCTGGCCCAGCAGGTGCTCGAGTTCCTCGACGTTCCCGTCCCCGAGGAGGAGGAACTCGACATGGTCCTCCCCGCGGGAGACCTGTCGATCTTCGCCGACCTGGGGCTCGACGAGATGGAGCTCGGCGCGCTCTCCGGGGACCTCGAACTGCTGCCTGATGAGGTGCTGTCCAGCATCGCCGCCCGGCTCGGGTTCTCCCAGCCGTTTGAACGTGCCGTCGACTCAGCCATCGGCTGA
- a CDS encoding tyrosine-type recombinase/integrase: protein MTSKHTSRTTFRVCWREGGARDGREDGETCDTERIAKKFKSKVEAAGDRRPAGYPKGCRGLELAPAEPELETSAAGPSLTQVVYDYLAYLGKTGKAEPRQVAGYRRLYGGHVRGAIVTLEDDTRVGPLGGRPVAEVTTELVQAWVFWMRGRTYSRRGERIPYSPKTISNVHGGVLSPALSWAARKASIPIEVNPCVGVILPERPGRSVTLEQVPTGLEIADWIAIGYEVSQLAGDILTLAMGTGLRWGEMIALRPCDIDLRRKLLTVAQVVKEDERRRNYLAPYAKSDAGLRTIRIPDSVVLMLRRRTKDVPAQGLIFTGARGGILNSSGWHQTHWSKVVATARERQIQTAATPHKFRHAHALELLGENVSLDTVSKRLGHESITVTADIYGHLSPEADGRAADVIDSVMAVPRDSGPAPAPAGAALGVAVPADVLALAEVYSRLSPEAARHAAEVIGALMATGPAARPTVVTA from the coding sequence TTGACCAGTAAGCACACCAGCCGGACCACCTTCCGCGTCTGCTGGCGCGAAGGCGGCGCACGCGACGGACGCGAGGACGGCGAGACCTGCGACACCGAGCGCATCGCCAAGAAGTTCAAGTCCAAGGTCGAGGCCGCCGGGGACCGGCGTCCCGCCGGCTACCCGAAGGGGTGCCGGGGGCTGGAGCTAGCCCCGGCCGAGCCCGAGCTGGAGACCTCTGCGGCGGGGCCCAGCCTCACGCAGGTCGTGTACGACTACCTCGCGTACCTGGGCAAGACGGGCAAGGCCGAGCCGCGCCAGGTCGCCGGGTACCGGCGGCTGTACGGCGGCCACGTCCGCGGCGCGATCGTCACCCTGGAGGACGACACCCGCGTGGGCCCGCTCGGCGGGCGGCCCGTCGCCGAGGTGACGACCGAGCTCGTCCAGGCGTGGGTGTTCTGGATGCGTGGCCGCACCTACTCGCGCAGGGGCGAGCGGATCCCCTACTCGCCCAAGACGATCTCCAACGTGCATGGGGGCGTGCTCAGCCCGGCGCTGTCCTGGGCGGCGCGCAAGGCCTCGATTCCGATCGAGGTGAACCCGTGCGTCGGGGTGATCCTCCCGGAGCGGCCGGGGCGGTCGGTGACGCTGGAGCAGGTGCCGACGGGCCTGGAGATCGCCGACTGGATCGCGATTGGGTATGAGGTGTCTCAGCTCGCCGGGGACATCCTGACCCTGGCGATGGGCACGGGGTTGCGCTGGGGCGAGATGATCGCGCTGCGGCCGTGTGACATCGACCTGCGGCGCAAGCTGCTTACCGTCGCCCAGGTCGTCAAGGAGGACGAGAGGCGGCGCAACTACCTCGCGCCGTACGCGAAGTCGGACGCCGGGCTGCGCACGATCCGGATCCCCGACAGTGTCGTGCTCATGCTCCGCCGCCGGACCAAGGACGTGCCCGCCCAGGGGCTGATCTTCACGGGCGCCCGTGGCGGGATCCTGAACAGCAGCGGCTGGCACCAGACCCACTGGTCCAAGGTCGTGGCCACGGCCCGCGAGCGGCAGATCCAGACGGCCGCGACCCCTCACAAGTTCCGGCACGCTCATGCCCTGGAGCTCCTCGGCGAGAACGTCAGCCTGGACACGGTCTCCAAGCGCCTCGGCCACGAGTCGATCACCGTGACCGCCGACATCTACGGCCACCTGTCGCCCGAGGCCGACGGGCGCGCGGCCGACGTCATCGACAGCGTCATGGCCGTCCCCCGCGACAGCGGCCCGGCGCCCGCCCCCGCGGGCGCGGCACTCGGCGTAGCCGTGCCCGCCGACGTCCTGGCGCTGGCCGAGGTCTACAGCAGGCTGTCGCCCGAGGCCGCCCGGCACGCCGCCGAGGTCATCGGCGCGCTGATGGCCACCGGCCCGGCCGCCCGCCCCACCGTCGTCACGGCCTGA